One window of bacterium genomic DNA carries:
- a CDS encoding T9SS type A sorting domain-containing protein, translating to MRRVLKISAELSVVLMILAQVAFGQAPTATIKVEGYSLQEIQNLGWTSPRSTGLSVVGVGQVVYLLGNAEATTWAWTLKSKPAGSAATLDSTNKRQTTFKPDVVGKFTVELVITTSAGTSAPASKTITSAKFVGVGAMDGLPREFPQCALCHNDNFMAWSKTGHASSLKDGLDGLYGTHFNESCLECHSTGYDNTASAVNDGFDDVQKELGWVFPSTLQAGNYDALKANYPKLAARANTQCESCHGPGSEHKGDKTGTAMTLDEASCGYCHEQEPFNIVTIQWKNSVHGIFSEEFESVANRPASSGCAKCHSGWGFIRRIDPKSPDTRPEIGASQISCAVCHDPHRSEVLPHMVRSLSDVQLGDTTTVVNYGGMGKVCMQCHIARRDANDYVSDPNNLSTRFGPHYSNQADMLDGSNAIEYGLPIGSSGHKFALTDACVTCHMAETPAVGQPGHNKIGAHTFAMEAEGVQSVAVCSQCHGPITSFDDIMAKADYDEDGTIESTRHEIEGLVHKLDTLLPPRATTAQVNANYKWDASMTPAEILRRQNLAKAWYNFLFVEEDRSFGAHNAAYSIAILRRSIETLTTGDIGAGKIVSIKDIPQDQGKQVRVSWSKFAADAASANNAVANYSVWRRVDNPGNALGTKVGSKQDMIAAASAGTLGSRYTVNQFGTWDFVAWLPATGYEMYSVVAPTLYDSTAAGMHWSVFFISGQARNIVYETAPDSGYSIDNLAPFAPGNVMANVVDRKVNLKWDDPIDADFKYFAIYRSTLPGFDPKGTAPIKTLTTASYLDTEVTGGQNYYYRLSAYDFSGNESAFSAELPVSITDVNDRSGGIPTVFALQQNYPNPFNPETSIQYQLPTPGHVTLVIYSSLGQEVRRLVDRSQPAAYHVVVWDGRDDSGNLLPSGVYFYRIESGKFTAMKKLVMMK from the coding sequence ATGAGAAGAGTGCTAAAGATTAGCGCCGAACTCTCAGTCGTCCTGATGATATTGGCCCAGGTTGCCTTTGGACAGGCGCCGACGGCAACCATCAAGGTCGAAGGCTACAGCCTGCAGGAGATTCAAAATCTGGGCTGGACCTCGCCGCGCTCGACCGGCCTCTCGGTCGTGGGAGTGGGGCAGGTTGTCTATTTGCTGGGTAACGCCGAGGCGACCACCTGGGCCTGGACGTTGAAGTCCAAGCCGGCAGGATCTGCCGCGACGCTCGACAGCACCAACAAGCGGCAAACCACATTCAAACCGGATGTGGTTGGGAAGTTTACCGTTGAGCTGGTGATCACGACCTCGGCCGGCACGAGCGCGCCCGCCAGCAAAACGATTACCTCCGCCAAGTTTGTCGGCGTGGGTGCGATGGATGGGCTGCCGCGCGAGTTCCCGCAGTGCGCCCTCTGCCACAACGACAATTTCATGGCGTGGAGCAAGACCGGCCATGCCTCCTCGCTGAAAGACGGCTTGGACGGCCTGTACGGCACGCATTTCAACGAATCTTGCTTGGAATGCCACAGCACGGGTTATGACAATACCGCCTCTGCCGTGAATGACGGCTTTGATGACGTGCAAAAAGAACTCGGCTGGGTTTTCCCGAGTACTTTGCAGGCCGGCAACTACGATGCGCTGAAGGCCAACTATCCGAAACTGGCGGCCCGCGCCAATACGCAATGCGAAAGCTGCCATGGCCCGGGCAGCGAGCACAAGGGTGACAAGACCGGCACGGCCATGACTCTTGATGAAGCCTCGTGTGGCTATTGCCATGAGCAGGAGCCGTTCAATATCGTCACCATCCAGTGGAAAAACTCGGTGCACGGCATCTTCAGCGAGGAATTCGAGTCGGTGGCGAACCGTCCCGCTTCTTCGGGCTGCGCCAAGTGTCACTCGGGCTGGGGCTTCATTCGCCGCATCGACCCCAAGTCGCCGGACACCCGTCCGGAGATCGGCGCCTCGCAGATAAGCTGTGCGGTCTGCCATGATCCGCATCGCTCGGAGGTACTGCCGCACATGGTGCGCAGCCTGAGCGACGTGCAGCTTGGCGACACCACGACTGTGGTCAATTACGGCGGCATGGGCAAGGTTTGTATGCAGTGCCATATTGCCCGCCGCGATGCCAATGACTACGTAAGCGACCCGAACAACCTGTCCACGCGTTTTGGCCCGCATTACAGCAACCAGGCTGACATGCTGGATGGCTCCAATGCCATCGAGTACGGTCTCCCGATCGGCAGCTCGGGCCACAAGTTTGCGCTCACCGACGCTTGTGTGACTTGCCATATGGCGGAGACGCCGGCCGTGGGTCAACCCGGGCACAATAAGATCGGCGCCCATACTTTTGCGATGGAAGCCGAGGGCGTTCAGAGTGTGGCCGTGTGCTCGCAATGCCATGGCCCGATCACGTCCTTCGACGACATCATGGCCAAGGCTGACTATGACGAAGACGGCACCATCGAAAGCACCCGCCATGAGATCGAGGGCCTGGTTCACAAGCTGGATACACTGCTGCCGCCGCGAGCCACCACCGCGCAAGTCAACGCCAACTACAAGTGGGATGCCAGCATGACGCCGGCAGAGATTCTCAGACGGCAGAACCTGGCCAAAGCCTGGTACAACTTCCTGTTTGTCGAGGAAGACCGCAGCTTCGGCGCGCACAATGCGGCTTACTCCATCGCCATCTTGCGGCGTTCGATTGAAACGCTGACCACGGGCGATATTGGGGCCGGCAAGATCGTGTCGATCAAAGACATCCCGCAAGATCAAGGCAAGCAAGTGCGCGTGTCCTGGTCGAAGTTTGCCGCGGATGCCGCTTCCGCCAACAATGCAGTTGCGAACTACTCGGTCTGGCGGCGGGTGGACAACCCGGGCAATGCGCTGGGCACGAAGGTTGGCTCCAAGCAGGATATGATTGCCGCGGCCTCGGCGGGCACGCTGGGCAGCCGCTACACCGTCAACCAATTCGGCACCTGGGATTTTGTGGCGTGGCTGCCGGCCACCGGCTACGAGATGTACAGTGTGGTGGCGCCGACGCTGTATGACAGCACCGCCGCGGGCATGCACTGGTCCGTGTTCTTCATCTCCGGCCAGGCCCGCAATATCGTCTATGAAACCGCGCCCGACAGCGGCTATTCCATCGACAACCTGGCGCCGTTCGCGCCCGGCAATGTGATGGCCAACGTGGTGGATCGGAAAGTCAACCTGAAGTGGGACGATCCCATCGACGCCGATTTCAAGTATTTTGCGATCTATCGCAGCACCCTTCCGGGCTTTGACCCGAAGGGCACCGCGCCGATCAAGACGCTGACCACTGCCAGCTATCTCGATACCGAAGTCACCGGCGGCCAGAACTACTACTATCGCCTCTCCGCCTACGACTTCTCCGGCAACGAGAGCGCTTTCTCCGCGGAGCTGCCGGTGTCGATCACCGATGTCAACGATCGCAGCGGTGGCATTCCCACGGTGTTTGCGCTGCAGCAGAATTATCCCAACCCGTTCAATCCCGAGACCTCGATCCAGTATCAACTGCCGACGCCCGGCCACGTGACGTTGGTCATCTACTCCTCGCTGGGCCAGGAGGTGCGGCGCTTGGTGGATCGTTCCCAACCGGCGGCCTACCACGTCGTCGTGTGGGACGGCCGGGATGACAGCGGGAACCTGCTGCCTTCCGGTGTCTACTTCTATCGCATTGAATCCGGCAAATTCACGGCGATGAAGAAGCTGGTCATGATGAAGTAA
- a CDS encoding discoidin domain-containing protein, translating into MNTKHSTCQCAAAIRLSVVLVLLPLFSLLAQSNTQTPPNFKIAIMADGGLGESDRAVLQMIKNEGAQAVIHSGDIDQKGSVAEWDAQVTEILGLNFPYFAAIGDDDGDYWDGAGGLQQALINRLNRAGITWSGDLGVKSSLNFQGLFILLVAPGIRGTGHDVFIREQLAADNSIWSICSWHKNMHALQVCEKPNGTGYGVYEEARLGGSLIANGHCHSYARTHLLSSMTNQTIASTSNTLQLEKAKSFVMISGLGGEGKGVSQSVFGDYWAKVYTQSQNSQYGALFATFNVDGQPNKATFYFKNINGQIIESFTVVSNIAPTSPTLTVTSPNGNEAWPAGSMQNLTWNSFSFADPVRIEYSGDAGASWQELAGSVPNSGSFAWTINVPATTQGRIRVSDAADGNPTDVSDGNFKIIGPATHLVKVSGDGQTGTVNTALAAPFVVRTTDAAGNPVSGVAVSFEVTAGGGSLSNSQPQFTNSNGEAATVLTLGASAGANTVTATAAGLSGSPQTFAATASSQPPASGNLARNHPATASSTNGSYAPSRAVDGNTSTYWRSASVSKTSPNTWLRVDLDAAYMLTRGVVKWRENYYARRFRFQISNTGGSNDSEWTTVATITTGAVGTQDVPLSGAFAARYFRIRMDQNNKDNNRITELECYAGAGAASPPVTESSSAGQPGSLRLRQNYPNPFNPSTTISFDLPQAGSVTVQVYSETGALVRTLLDQQMPAGGQTVSWNGRDDAGLLVAGGVYFYRIVMRAEDGSAVFTEARRMTYLK; encoded by the coding sequence ATGAATACGAAACACTCCACCTGCCAGTGTGCAGCCGCAATCAGACTCAGCGTAGTTTTGGTGTTACTGCCCTTGTTTTCGCTGCTCGCGCAATCCAACACTCAAACACCACCGAATTTCAAGATCGCGATCATGGCAGATGGCGGCCTGGGAGAGAGTGACCGGGCTGTCCTGCAAATGATCAAGAACGAAGGCGCACAGGCTGTGATCCATTCCGGCGACATCGACCAGAAGGGCAGTGTCGCGGAATGGGATGCCCAAGTCACGGAGATACTCGGCCTCAATTTTCCCTACTTCGCGGCCATTGGCGACGATGATGGCGACTACTGGGACGGCGCCGGCGGCCTGCAGCAAGCCCTCATCAACCGCCTCAATCGCGCCGGTATCACGTGGAGCGGCGACTTGGGCGTCAAATCTTCACTGAATTTTCAAGGCCTGTTCATCCTGCTGGTGGCGCCGGGCATTCGCGGCACCGGCCATGATGTTTTCATTCGCGAACAGTTGGCCGCCGACAATTCCATTTGGAGCATTTGCAGTTGGCACAAGAACATGCACGCGCTGCAAGTTTGCGAAAAACCCAACGGCACGGGCTATGGCGTGTATGAAGAAGCGCGGCTGGGCGGCTCCTTGATCGCCAATGGCCATTGTCACTCTTATGCCCGTACCCATTTGCTCAGCAGCATGACGAATCAAACCATCGCCAGCACCTCGAACACACTGCAGCTCGAAAAAGCCAAATCTTTCGTGATGATTTCGGGATTGGGAGGAGAGGGCAAAGGCGTGAGCCAGTCAGTTTTTGGGGACTACTGGGCCAAGGTCTACACGCAATCACAAAACTCGCAATACGGCGCGCTGTTCGCCACTTTCAACGTTGACGGCCAGCCCAATAAGGCCACTTTCTATTTCAAGAACATCAACGGCCAGATCATCGAGAGCTTCACGGTTGTCAGCAACATCGCGCCCACTTCGCCAACTTTGACAGTGACCTCGCCCAACGGTAACGAGGCCTGGCCCGCCGGTTCGATGCAGAACCTCACGTGGAACAGCTTCAGTTTTGCCGATCCCGTGAGAATCGAATACTCTGGTGACGCAGGCGCGAGTTGGCAGGAACTGGCAGGCAGCGTGCCCAATTCCGGTTCCTTTGCCTGGACGATCAACGTGCCCGCCACGACCCAGGGTCGCATTCGCGTTTCAGATGCGGCTGACGGCAATCCAACCGATGTCAGTGATGGCAATTTCAAGATCATCGGACCGGCGACGCACTTGGTCAAGGTTTCGGGAGATGGGCAAACCGGCACGGTGAACACCGCCCTGGCAGCGCCGTTTGTCGTGCGCACAACCGATGCGGCTGGCAATCCGGTCAGCGGCGTCGCGGTATCGTTTGAAGTTACAGCCGGCGGTGGTTCTCTTTCCAATAGTCAGCCGCAATTCACCAACAGCAATGGCGAGGCTGCCACTGTGTTGACGCTCGGTGCCAGCGCCGGCGCCAACACCGTTACCGCCACTGCCGCCGGCCTGAGCGGCTCTCCGCAAACGTTTGCTGCCACGGCTTCGAGTCAGCCGCCTGCCAGTGGCAATCTTGCGCGCAATCACCCGGCGACCGCCTCGAGCACGAATGGGTCCTACGCTCCCAGCCGCGCGGTGGATGGCAACACCAGCACCTACTGGCGCAGCGCCAGCGTGAGCAAGACCAGTCCCAATACCTGGCTGCGCGTGGATTTGGATGCGGCCTACATGCTCACCCGCGGCGTGGTGAAATGGCGGGAGAACTATTACGCGCGGCGGTTTCGGTTTCAGATCTCCAACACCGGCGGCAGCAATGACAGTGAATGGACCACAGTCGCGACGATTACGACTGGCGCAGTTGGCACACAGGATGTTCCGCTGAGCGGCGCGTTTGCGGCGCGCTATTTTCGCATTCGCATGGATCAAAACAACAAGGACAACAACCGCATCACTGAGCTGGAGTGTTACGCCGGCGCTGGTGCGGCCTCGCCCCCGGTCACCGAATCGAGTTCAGCGGGACAGCCCGGCAGCTTGCGGCTGCGGCAGAATTATCCGAATCCGTTCAATCCCAGCACAACCATCTCCTTTGATCTGCCGCAAGCCGGCAGCGTGACCGTGCAGGTCTATTCTGAAACCGGCGCTTTGGTGCGCACGCTACTGGATCAGCAAATGCCAGCGGGCGGACAAACCGTGAGTTGGAACGGCCGGGATGATGCCGGCCTGCTCGTGGCCGGTGGCGTGTATTTCTATCGCATCGTCATGAGGGCGGAAGATGGCAGCGCGGTCTTCACCGAAGCCAGGCGGATGACGTACTTGAAGTGA
- a CDS encoding cytochrome c3 family protein: MRGRTFPILLLSLAGALGGLTLAWAWGGPSSSWDDPVEQWGKIKFSHKKHVEEAGAECSACHAAATTSEKAADLLFPKHAECGACHAEVESENTEDCKFCHTDIDNLEAYAAPQRLDLVFSHQQHVTGQKLECAACHAGIEKSEKPSVAYLPAMASCYSCHNDVTASNACESCHPRVETMLPLTHRAPDWAKQHKRLIRADHTSSDCAVCHTDNFCQTCHAEATLQLTRGDLRRSLAENRPAPSGKNPQVKQNVHELNYLFVHSLDLRAKQSDCYSCHNQQTFCADCHSRNQDAGFAAPFPLSHRSPDFARIGVGSGGGQHATLARRDIESCAACHDLEGRDPVCLTCHVDRTPGRGNDPKTHPANFRNENGEWHSNAGSTCYNCHTNTQKAGIGFCGYCHGMK, translated from the coding sequence ATGCGCGGGCGCACGTTTCCTATTTTGCTGTTGTCGCTGGCGGGAGCCTTGGGCGGGTTGACGCTGGCATGGGCCTGGGGTGGGCCGTCTTCATCATGGGATGATCCCGTCGAGCAATGGGGCAAGATCAAATTCTCGCACAAGAAACACGTCGAAGAAGCGGGCGCGGAATGCAGCGCCTGCCATGCCGCGGCCACCACCAGCGAGAAAGCCGCTGACCTGCTGTTTCCGAAACACGCGGAATGCGGCGCCTGTCACGCCGAGGTGGAAAGCGAGAACACCGAAGACTGCAAATTCTGCCATACCGATATCGACAACCTCGAAGCCTATGCCGCACCGCAGCGGCTCGACCTCGTTTTCAGCCACCAGCAACACGTTACCGGCCAAAAGCTCGAATGTGCTGCCTGTCATGCCGGCATTGAAAAATCCGAGAAACCGAGTGTCGCCTACCTGCCGGCCATGGCCTCCTGCTACTCCTGCCACAACGACGTGACCGCGAGCAATGCCTGCGAGTCATGTCATCCGCGGGTGGAAACGATGCTGCCGCTGACCCATCGCGCGCCGGATTGGGCCAAGCAACACAAACGCTTGATCCGCGCCGATCACACCAGCAGCGATTGCGCGGTTTGCCACACCGACAATTTCTGCCAGACCTGCCACGCCGAGGCCACGCTGCAGCTCACGCGCGGCGATCTGCGCCGCAGCCTGGCGGAGAATCGTCCGGCGCCTTCCGGCAAGAACCCGCAGGTCAAGCAGAACGTGCACGAGCTGAATTACCTCTTCGTGCACAGTCTCGATCTGCGCGCGAAGCAATCCGATTGCTATTCGTGCCACAATCAGCAAACCTTCTGTGCCGACTGTCACAGCCGCAATCAAGACGCGGGCTTTGCCGCGCCGTTTCCGCTCTCCCACCGCTCGCCTGACTTTGCGCGCATCGGCGTGGGCAGCGGCGGCGGCCAGCACGCCACCCTGGCGCGCCGAGATATCGAGTCCTGCGCCGCCTGTCATGATCTCGAAGGCCGCGATCCGGTTTGCCTCACCTGCCACGTCGACCGCACCCCGGGCCGCGGCAATGATCCCAAAACGCATCCGGCCAATTTTCGCAACGAGAATGGCGAGTGGCATTCCAATGCCGGTTCCACCTGCTACAACTGCCACACCAACACCCAGAAGGCGGGAATTGGTTTCTGTGGTTATTGTCATGGCATGAAGTGA
- a CDS encoding protocatechuate 3,4-dioxygenase, translating to MRRLQFPLLLLLAALAWAQPDDQAASRPSWQAVLAPPDEPGEPLRVSGTVFSEDGKTPVAGATVYVYHTDRHGNYSRDQRNSNQDPRLQGTMSTDSNGRYEYRTIKPGPYPGSRVPAHIHYVVTAPGHQRRVFEIVFAGDPFVTPNIEAQARRPGSIYSLQHLQKDAHNLWTCVQDVTLQKE from the coding sequence GTGAGACGATTGCAATTCCCCCTGCTGCTGTTGCTTGCCGCGCTCGCCTGGGCGCAGCCGGACGATCAAGCCGCTTCCCGTCCCTCCTGGCAGGCTGTGCTCGCGCCGCCGGATGAACCAGGCGAGCCTCTGCGCGTTTCCGGAACCGTTTTCAGTGAAGACGGCAAGACTCCGGTGGCCGGCGCCACGGTCTACGTTTATCACACGGACAGACACGGCAATTATTCGCGCGACCAGCGCAACAGCAATCAAGATCCTCGGCTGCAAGGGACGATGAGCACCGATTCCAACGGCCGGTATGAATATCGCACGATCAAACCCGGGCCTTATCCCGGCAGCCGCGTGCCGGCGCACATTCACTACGTGGTGACGGCGCCCGGCCACCAGCGCCGCGTGTTCGAGATCGTGTTTGCCGGCGATCCCTTCGTGACGCCCAATATCGAGGCGCAAGCGCGCCGGCCGGGCAGCATCTACTCGTTGCAGCATTTGCAGAAGGACGCGCACAACCTCTGGACCTGCGTGCAGGACGTGACGCTGCAAAAGGAGTGA
- a CDS encoding pyridoxal-dependent decarboxylase produces MNTDRTELACGDMPVEEFRRVGHQVIDWIADYLHEVGRLPALAAVQPGEVRRGLPATPPQHGEDMAAILADLDRVIMPGMTHWNHPRFFAYFTSSASGPGILAEVLAAAFNNNNMLWQSGPAATELETVTLDWLRQMLGLPTDFWGIIFDGASNSTLHGLAAAREQLSDLQIRERGMAGRHELPRLRLYVSDYTHSSIDKAALLIGVGQEGIRRIPVDEEFRMQPAALAQAIQDDRRAGWRPFCVVATVGTTSCTSIDPVAGIARVCAAENLWLHVDAAHGGTAAIVPEMRHVLSGCEFADSFVVNPHKWLFVPMGLSVLYTRKPEVLRRAFSLVPEYLRTAPGGEVINYMDYGIPLGRRFRALKLWFVLRYFGVVGLQARIREHLRLAREFANWIDQHPDFERLAPVPMSTICFRAHPAGLNEESRLNQLNERLMHAVNQTGEAFLSHTKLDGRFVIRLVISHLRVTAADIQRVWEVLRQQLRALS; encoded by the coding sequence ATGAACACCGACAGAACAGAACTCGCATGCGGCGACATGCCGGTTGAAGAGTTTCGCCGCGTTGGCCATCAAGTGATCGATTGGATTGCGGACTACTTGCATGAAGTTGGGCGTCTTCCGGCGCTGGCCGCGGTGCAGCCCGGTGAGGTGCGCCGTGGCCTGCCGGCAACACCGCCACAACACGGCGAAGACATGGCCGCCATTCTGGCCGATCTCGACCGGGTCATCATGCCCGGCATGACGCACTGGAATCACCCGCGCTTCTTTGCCTACTTCACTTCCTCCGCCAGCGGGCCCGGCATTCTCGCCGAAGTGCTGGCCGCGGCTTTCAACAACAACAACATGCTGTGGCAATCCGGCCCCGCCGCCACCGAACTCGAAACCGTGACGCTCGATTGGCTGCGGCAAATGCTGGGGCTGCCCACTGATTTCTGGGGCATCATCTTTGACGGCGCCTCCAACAGCACGCTGCATGGGCTGGCCGCCGCGCGCGAGCAACTCAGCGACCTGCAGATTCGCGAACGCGGCATGGCTGGCCGGCATGAGCTGCCGCGGCTGCGGCTCTACGTGTCGGACTATACCCATTCTTCCATCGACAAGGCCGCGCTGTTGATCGGCGTGGGCCAGGAGGGCATTCGCCGCATTCCGGTGGATGAGGAATTTCGCATGCAGCCCGCGGCTTTGGCGCAGGCGATTCAAGACGATCGTCGCGCAGGCTGGCGGCCGTTTTGTGTCGTGGCAACGGTGGGCACCACCTCCTGTACCAGCATCGACCCCGTGGCCGGCATCGCGCGCGTGTGCGCCGCCGAAAACCTCTGGCTGCACGTCGATGCGGCGCACGGCGGCACCGCGGCAATCGTTCCGGAAATGCGGCACGTGCTCTCCGGCTGCGAATTCGCGGATTCTTTCGTGGTCAATCCCCACAAATGGCTGTTCGTGCCGATGGGCCTGAGCGTGCTTTACACGCGCAAGCCGGAAGTGTTGCGCCGCGCCTTCAGCCTGGTGCCCGAATATCTGCGCACGGCACCGGGCGGCGAGGTGATCAACTACATGGATTACGGCATTCCGCTGGGGCGGCGTTTTCGCGCGCTCAAGCTGTGGTTCGTGCTGCGCTATTTCGGCGTGGTGGGATTGCAGGCGCGCATTCGCGAACATCTGCGCCTCGCCCGCGAGTTTGCAAATTGGATCGATCAACACCCGGATTTCGAGCGCCTGGCGCCGGTGCCGATGAGCACGATCTGTTTTCGCGCCCATCCCGCCGGCCTGAACGAGGAGAGCCGGCTCAATCAACTCAACGAAAGGCTGATGCACGCGGTCAACCAAACCGGCGAGGCCTTTCTCTCACATACCAAGCTCGACGGCCGCTTCGTGATCCGGCTGGTGATCAGCCATCTGCGCGTCACCGCGGCGGACATTCAGCGGGTGTGGGAAGTTTTACGGCAACAGCTGCGGGCGTTGAGCTGA
- a CDS encoding FMN-binding negative transcriptional regulator, with the protein MYLPKRFQETDRGRIERFMQQNSFAVLVSVEGGTPVATHLPLELETGAADEKYLRGHLARANSQWRTLQPEAEALAIFSGPHAYISPRWYHELNVPTWNYIAVHAYGRLRVIEAGEELYALLKRQVDKYESGHAAERPYRLEHLPPDFVAREMRGVVGVEMRITRLEAKFKLSQNREQQDYDSVIVELEKTQEQNARAVAAAMREQRPAWR; encoded by the coding sequence ATGTACCTTCCCAAGCGCTTTCAAGAAACCGACCGCGGCCGGATCGAGCGCTTCATGCAGCAGAACAGCTTTGCCGTGCTCGTCAGCGTGGAAGGCGGAACGCCGGTGGCGACGCATCTGCCGCTGGAGCTGGAAACGGGCGCGGCGGACGAAAAATATCTGCGCGGCCATCTTGCCCGCGCCAATTCCCAGTGGCGCACCTTGCAACCGGAAGCAGAGGCGCTGGCGATCTTCAGCGGCCCGCACGCCTACATTTCACCACGCTGGTATCATGAGCTCAATGTGCCGACGTGGAACTACATTGCGGTGCATGCCTATGGCCGGCTGCGGGTGATCGAGGCCGGTGAGGAGTTGTATGCACTGCTGAAAAGGCAAGTGGACAAATACGAATCCGGCCATGCGGCTGAGCGGCCCTATCGCCTGGAGCATTTACCGCCGGATTTCGTGGCTCGCGAAATGCGAGGCGTGGTGGGCGTGGAGATGCGGATCACGCGCCTGGAGGCGAAGTTCAAACTGAGCCAAAATCGCGAGCAGCAGGACTATGACAGCGTGATAGTTGAATTGGAGAAAACGCAGGAGCAGAATGCCCGGGCCGTGGCCGCGGCCATGCGCGAGCAGCGGCCCGCTTGGCGATGA
- a CDS encoding DinB family protein, translating to MEFSLPHAVTLLRRTPAVLHTLLQDLPEPWINHNEGGSTWSPFDVVGHLLHGERTDWIPRARIILEQGEARPFDPFDRLAQFSESKGKTLAELLDTFTLLRQQSLATLQQWQLTEQHLDRRGTHPAFGAVTLRQLLATWVVHDLDHLGQIARVLAKQYAHAVGPWIEYLSILKERP from the coding sequence ATGGAATTTTCACTCCCTCATGCGGTGACGCTGCTGCGCCGCACGCCCGCGGTTCTGCACACTCTGCTGCAGGATTTGCCAGAGCCCTGGATCAACCACAATGAAGGCGGAAGCACCTGGAGCCCGTTCGATGTGGTCGGCCATCTGCTTCACGGCGAACGCACCGATTGGATTCCGCGCGCCCGCATCATTCTCGAACAGGGCGAGGCCCGGCCATTCGATCCGTTCGACCGCCTGGCGCAATTCTCCGAAAGCAAAGGCAAAACGCTGGCCGAGCTGCTCGATACTTTCACGCTGCTGCGGCAGCAGAGTCTCGCCACGCTGCAGCAGTGGCAGTTGACGGAGCAGCATCTCGACCGCCGGGGCACCCACCCTGCTTTCGGCGCGGTCACGTTGCGCCAGCTCCTCGCCACCTGGGTGGTGCATGACTTGGATCATCTCGGGCAGATCGCGCGCGTGCTCGCCAAGCAATACGCGCACGCCGTCGGCCCGTGGATCGAGTATCTCTCGATCCTGAAAGAGCGGCCATGA